A single genomic interval of Methylobacterium bullatum harbors:
- the pagN gene encoding Outer membrane protein PagN — protein sequence MRRSKLSALARSITLLASVGAPCLAQAADLLPTLPPEPLPPPIEIGGAWYLRGDAGAGILGEGHTVAKDVTIPPIPYKYNVLKDYLGNQAFVGAGIGYQANSWLRFDFTGEYRSEAKWIFYAAETPSGGINRTSGKFSSVVGMANGYVDLGTYYGITPFVGAGVGFAHHMFGGVTDNGLGLYQGGYGVGPEKQKLSFAWAAHAGLAYSITPNVKLELAYRYLNMGSAQTGTVTCEAPPYCKTDYHIKDIASHDVKVGLRWILGGAVTPVVEYQPIPGPIVRKY from the coding sequence ATGCGCCGTTCCAAGCTTTCTGCCTTGGCGCGCTCGATCACGCTCCTTGCGAGCGTGGGAGCGCCATGCCTCGCGCAAGCCGCCGACCTGCTTCCCACTCTACCGCCCGAGCCGCTGCCCCCGCCGATCGAGATCGGCGGGGCGTGGTATCTGCGCGGCGATGCCGGTGCCGGTATTCTGGGCGAAGGGCACACCGTCGCGAAGGACGTCACCATCCCTCCGATCCCGTACAAGTACAACGTCCTCAAGGATTATCTGGGCAACCAGGCGTTTGTAGGCGCAGGTATCGGCTATCAGGCCAATTCCTGGCTTCGCTTCGATTTTACCGGCGAGTACCGCTCGGAAGCGAAATGGATCTTCTATGCGGCCGAGACGCCGAGCGGCGGCATCAATCGCACGTCCGGCAAGTTCTCCTCGGTGGTCGGCATGGCCAACGGCTACGTCGATCTCGGCACATATTACGGCATCACCCCCTTCGTGGGCGCAGGTGTCGGCTTTGCCCACCACATGTTCGGCGGCGTGACCGACAACGGCCTGGGCCTCTACCAGGGCGGCTATGGTGTGGGCCCGGAAAAGCAGAAGCTCAGCTTCGCTTGGGCGGCCCATGCCGGTCTCGCCTATTCCATCACGCCGAACGTGAAGCTCGAACTGGCCTACCGCTATCTCAACATGGGTTCGGCGCAGACCGGCACGGTCACCTGCGAGGCACCGCCCTACTGCAAGACGGATTACCATATCAAGGACATCGCCTCGCATGACGTGAAGGTCGGCCTCCGCTGGATTCTTGGCGGTGCCGTTACACCGGTTGTCGAGTATCAACCGATTCCTGGGCCGATCGTTCGCAAATACTGA
- the mscK gene encoding Mechanosensitive channel MscK — MELGFVKGRMRHAALLAAWMGASLLNPLPVLAQAAPAAPAPTEPAKPAPATVPPAAAAPAPVAKPPAPKQAVSEAIKNVRDRLDEAKANLDEREKLLAGRNVDSANLLKAREGLDAIADRIRQIIDATTPRLEAARERLTQLGPKPKEGEEGEDVAKERVEREHAVAEIDETQRLAKSLLVQSDQIIDQITNKRRAAFTRGLFERSSALVNPDLWMRIADDVPRDIRALQAAVSDIAGLFGRNGSIWNLLLLGVALGISVALYFGRRNIAPRLGRRSQSVVDPTQRMKLMAAWRVFLLGTVPAVVGSYAVYYALDSTDLLPQRLMPVAGAILGGLAFIAFVEALCDALLSPEKPSWRPAPLSDSTASRLTRLAVGIATVITVVKSIEALNSGIYAALSISIATRGIGALATILILAIGLHRFADTADKEEACFGPYVAPESTTTIGGPARLLGWAAVIVIGIAPLVGYVAFAAFLIDQLVWTACLIALLYLLISSADTFIGGTLKDETRFATALQANTGLRKRSINQIAVLSTGLARVVLILVAALLALAPWGLDSTDVFTSVRSAFFGFKVGDVTISLSTIAYAVGLLVIGVVITRAVQRWLEQTYLPATDLDAGLRNSISTITGYCGFLIALALAFSYLGLSLEKLTIVAGALSVGIGFGLQSIVNNFVSGLLLLWERPIRVGDQVLIGDSEGIVKRISVRSTEIQTFDRSAVIVPNSNLISGIVKNRVRGDRTGRVTITVNVLRNQDPVRAAEMLVACASAHPDVLKEPAPRVVFRKIGDPFLEFELIAMIVDVSMGLKVTSDLNFSVFQALSGAGFIPALGPGSSVVTVQGLEPVQTALGQIAGVFAQNRSQDRPAQAQEVDDRQVGPSANEEAEPMRSATPREPNRRRSPVEVS; from the coding sequence ATGGAACTGGGATTCGTGAAGGGCAGAATGCGACATGCAGCGCTCCTTGCCGCGTGGATGGGTGCATCCCTACTGAATCCCCTTCCGGTCTTGGCCCAGGCGGCGCCCGCCGCCCCCGCGCCGACGGAGCCGGCAAAGCCGGCACCCGCCACCGTCCCACCCGCTGCGGCAGCCCCCGCGCCGGTCGCGAAGCCGCCCGCGCCGAAACAGGCGGTGTCGGAAGCGATCAAGAATGTCCGCGACCGACTCGACGAGGCGAAAGCCAATCTCGATGAGCGTGAGAAGCTGCTCGCCGGCCGCAACGTCGATTCCGCCAACCTGCTCAAGGCACGCGAAGGCCTCGACGCCATCGCCGACCGGATCCGTCAGATCATCGATGCCACCACGCCGCGTCTCGAAGCGGCCCGCGAGCGCCTGACGCAGCTCGGCCCGAAGCCGAAGGAAGGCGAGGAGGGCGAGGACGTCGCCAAGGAGCGGGTCGAGCGCGAGCATGCGGTCGCCGAGATCGACGAGACGCAGCGGCTGGCGAAATCGCTTCTCGTGCAGAGCGACCAGATCATCGACCAGATCACCAACAAGCGCAGGGCGGCCTTCACCCGCGGCCTGTTCGAACGCTCGTCGGCACTGGTGAATCCCGACCTCTGGATGCGTATCGCCGACGATGTCCCGCGCGACATCCGGGCTCTGCAGGCCGCCGTCAGCGATATCGCCGGCCTGTTCGGCCGCAACGGATCGATCTGGAACCTTCTTCTGCTCGGGGTCGCGCTCGGCATCTCCGTGGCGCTGTATTTCGGGCGCCGAAACATCGCCCCGCGCCTCGGGCGGCGCAGCCAGAGCGTGGTCGACCCGACGCAGCGCATGAAGCTGATGGCGGCGTGGCGTGTCTTCCTCCTCGGCACCGTACCGGCGGTGGTGGGCAGCTATGCCGTTTATTACGCCCTGGATTCCACGGACCTGCTGCCGCAGCGGCTCATGCCGGTGGCCGGCGCCATCCTCGGCGGCCTCGCCTTCATCGCCTTCGTCGAGGCCCTGTGCGACGCATTGCTGTCGCCTGAAAAACCGTCCTGGCGTCCTGCTCCGCTCAGCGATTCGACCGCCTCGCGTTTGACGCGGCTCGCCGTCGGCATCGCCACGGTGATCACGGTGGTGAAATCCATCGAGGCGCTCAATTCCGGCATCTACGCCGCCCTGTCGATTTCCATCGCCACGCGTGGCATCGGCGCCCTTGCCACCATCCTGATCCTCGCCATCGGCCTGCATCGCTTCGCCGACACGGCGGATAAGGAGGAGGCGTGTTTCGGTCCCTACGTCGCGCCGGAATCGACCACCACGATCGGCGGGCCGGCGCGCCTCCTTGGATGGGCAGCCGTCATCGTCATCGGCATAGCCCCGCTCGTCGGCTATGTCGCCTTCGCCGCTTTCCTCATCGACCAGTTGGTCTGGACGGCGTGCCTCATCGCGCTGCTTTACCTCCTCATCTCCAGCGCCGACACGTTCATCGGCGGTACGCTCAAGGACGAGACCCGCTTCGCTACAGCGCTTCAGGCCAATACCGGGCTGCGCAAGCGCTCGATCAACCAGATCGCCGTACTGTCGACCGGGCTTGCCCGAGTCGTTCTGATCCTGGTGGCCGCCCTGCTGGCGCTCGCGCCCTGGGGCCTCGATTCCACCGACGTCTTCACCTCCGTGCGCAGCGCCTTCTTCGGCTTCAAGGTCGGAGACGTGACGATCTCGCTCTCCACCATCGCCTATGCGGTGGGACTTCTCGTCATCGGCGTGGTCATCACCCGCGCGGTCCAGCGCTGGCTGGAACAGACCTACCTGCCGGCCACCGATCTCGATGCCGGTCTGCGCAACTCCATCTCCACCATCACCGGCTATTGCGGGTTCCTGATCGCCCTCGCGCTCGCCTTCTCCTATCTCGGCCTGAGCCTTGAAAAACTGACCATCGTCGCCGGTGCGCTCTCCGTCGGTATCGGTTTCGGTCTCCAATCCATCGTCAACAACTTCGTCTCGGGCCTGCTTCTGCTGTGGGAGCGCCCGATCCGCGTCGGCGATCAGGTGCTCATCGGCGACAGCGAGGGCATCGTGAAGCGCATCTCCGTGCGCTCCACCGAGATCCAGACCTTCGACCGTTCGGCAGTGATCGTGCCGAACTCGAACCTCATTTCGGGCATCGTCAAGAACCGGGTTCGAGGCGACCGCACCGGCCGCGTCACCATCACGGTCAACGTCCTGCGCAACCAGGATCCGGTCCGGGCCGCCGAGATGCTGGTGGCCTGCGCCTCTGCCCATCCGGACGTGCTGAAGGAGCCGGCGCCGCGAGTGGTGTTCCGCAAGATCGGCGATCCCTTCCTCGAATTCGAACTGATCGCGATGATCGTCGATGTCAGCATGGGCTTGAAGGTCACGAGCGACCTGAACTTTTCCGTGTTTCAAGCCTTGTCCGGCGCAGGGTTCATCCCGGCTCTCGGCCCCGGATCGAGCGTCGTCACTGTCCAGGGCCTGGAGCCGGTCCAGACCGCACTCGGGCAGATCGCCGGCGTGTTCGCACAGAACCGGAGCCAGGATCGGCCGGCTCAGGCTCAGGAGGTCGATGACCGGCAGGTCGGGCCTTCCGCGAACGAGGAAGCCGAGCCGATGCGCTCGGCGACGCCCCGTGAACCGAACCGGCGCAGGAGCCCTGTGGAGGTGTCGTAG
- the lafU gene encoding Chemotaxis protein LafU, which yields MARKKRGGHGGHGWFVTFADLMALLMSFFVMIAAYSTQDQKKMQAVAGSMRDAFGVNKESRFAGIIEVNGLPTPGHIKNRRDIPPEQATDRPKPPELEASATEGTPDSGYPEAFGLAAASLRQAMQDMPEIAELSKNVIVTPTQKGLDLSLVDQDGSTMFPNGSSRPNDRTRRLLEKLAPVIRQLPNRIAVTGYTATDRPGTRPPAPPWELSANRAISVREILAGAGVPDDRFASVSGKADTEPLFPDNPYLSSNRRVTVTLMSEPAPTPRSMKLP from the coding sequence GTGGCCAGGAAGAAGCGTGGGGGCCATGGCGGTCACGGTTGGTTCGTGACCTTCGCCGATCTGATGGCGCTGCTCATGAGCTTCTTCGTGATGATCGCGGCCTATTCCACCCAGGACCAGAAGAAGATGCAGGCCGTTGCCGGCTCCATGCGCGATGCGTTCGGCGTCAATAAGGAATCGCGCTTCGCAGGCATCATCGAGGTGAACGGACTTCCGACGCCAGGGCATATCAAGAACCGCCGCGACATCCCGCCCGAACAGGCCACCGATCGGCCTAAACCGCCGGAACTTGAAGCGAGCGCTACTGAGGGTACCCCTGACAGCGGCTACCCGGAGGCGTTTGGTCTAGCCGCCGCGAGCCTGCGTCAGGCGATGCAAGACATGCCTGAGATCGCGGAGCTTTCGAAGAACGTCATCGTCACTCCGACGCAGAAGGGCCTCGACCTTTCCCTGGTGGATCAGGACGGCAGCACGATGTTCCCAAACGGGTCGAGCCGCCCGAACGACCGGACCCGGCGTCTTTTGGAGAAGCTTGCCCCCGTCATCCGCCAATTGCCCAACCGCATCGCGGTGACGGGCTACACCGCGACCGACAGGCCTGGCACGCGCCCCCCTGCCCCACCCTGGGAACTCTCGGCCAACCGCGCGATCAGCGTGCGCGAGATCCTCGCCGGTGCCGGTGTGCCCGACGATCGCTTCGCTTCGGTCTCCGGCAAGGCGGATACCGAACCATTGTTCCCGGACAATCCGTATCTCTCCTCGAACCGCCGCGTGACGGTGACACTCATGAGCGAGCCGGCACCGACGCCGCGTTCGATGAAGCTGCCCTGA